The following DNA comes from Triticum aestivum cultivar Chinese Spring chromosome 3D, IWGSC CS RefSeq v2.1, whole genome shotgun sequence.
CCGACGTTCCTTCTCTGAATCTTCAACGATAGATCGGATTTGCCTGTCTTTCTCATGCCCCTCCTCCCTCATCTGTTGTATTTCACCTTGAATATCCCTTAAAATCCTATCCGCGTCAGAAAATGCAGTCTCCAAGGTACGGACACGATCTCGGAGTTTTTGTACACAGGCATGGGAAGGACGAGCTGGGGCTGGGGCAACTTGGCTCACCGGCGGCGCGACGACGGCGTTGAGGTCGAGCCCGTCGGGTGGGGCGGGGAGGTCGTGCCGCGGGAAGCTCCCGAGGCCGAGGGAGCCGggcagcgccgcgccgccgccgccggcggcggcggattGGCCCCGCCGGTTGCCGAGCGGCGCAGCGCGTCGATCATCGCCGCCTGCGGCGGCATTGCCGCGGTAGGGCCTGCCGAGAGACATCGGGTGGATGCTCCGGCTAGGGTTTTCGCTGGGGTTGGGTACGGGACGGGGCCGTGGTTGGGTGGGGAAGGGGGACGGCTCTGCTCGGCGTTGGGGTTTTTGCCGAAAGGGGAGGGAAAGAGTGGGAGGCGCAGAGGGGGTTGGTTTGCCCATTGATTTGAACGAATCGAGGTATTTATCGGGATACGCGGCTCGGGATGCCACGCGTGGCTGAGCAGCGGGGTCACCAGAGGTGTGGCGCCCAACGGTCGGCGAGCGCATGCTGGTGGTGGGGAAACGTCCGTGGCGTTTTGCGAACGACCCGAGAGGCTGTGACAGGACGAAGACTAAACGAAGAGACCAGACGAGAGGCCAATTGACCGAAGCTGGGCAGATGGTGTGCATTGCAAGCGATAGCCTGTAGGTATTCCTAATCATAATGAGTATCGCCGGTGCTCGTTAAATGTTTTGTGACCTACTAGTATATTTCCAGTGCAACGTACCGTGTGCGTGAGTGCAACATCGGTGACTAGTTTAGAATCACGGTACAAGAACAAATAGGGTGTCAATACTTTCTTGTAAGCGCGATGTAATTTTTCGGTCACAACACGAGGTATGAGCTTGAATTCATTATAAATGCACGTGTCGTCGCTCTCATAgggccccactagatgggcccacCCCGACTCCGCGGCGATCGCCTAGCAGTTACTACAATCCAAAATTAGAGGAGGGCAACATCACTAACGGCTATATTTTTTTGTGAATGGGCTAACTGCTAATTTTTTTTGTCACTAGGCTAACGGCTATTTTGGGTAGAAACATGCCTAAATTGCAGCCACCCTCCTCCACGTGAATGCTCTCCTCACCTTCTTTTGAAGCGTGGTCCATTTTTGTAGAGAGAAGGTTAGAGCCCGACTATATAAATAAAGCCACATGGCAAGATCAAATACAAATGAGACATAAGCAAGTCCAAACATTTGCATATGCAGCAGAATTACAGCCTTAACAGCAAACGATGGCACGCAGGTCAGCAACCCACCGACAAAAAACTAACAACAAGGACTAGAACAAGATAAATTCGGGACAGCTAGGAGACCCGATCTCGGTTGATGATATCAGACGTCGTAGCTCGCTCACGAGAGGTCAGGATGTCCTTCACCTCCCTATCACTAGATTTAACCAGAGGCTTCCACTGTTGTAAAATGGCGAGAAGTTTGAAAAGACAATCAACAGGTTTGTTAGAAAAAATATTCTCAACGGAGAACTTGTTCCTAGCTGTCCAAAGGACCCAAAAACCACAAACCAAACCAGAAAATCCTACTCATCTGCCAGGACAAGGATTTAGCAAGATCAATAAGACCAACAAATGAGGTAGATGCCCAGTTAACACCCAACCACGATTAGGTGCAACTCCATAGCAAGTTAGCTAGGGCACAATTGGAGAGAATCTAATCGGTATTCTTATGAGCACCACATAAAGCACAAAATTTCGAACCAGGGCCGCTACGTTTACGAATTTGATCAGCAGTCGGAAGCCTACCTCTAGTAGCCTGCCAAAGGAAAATTTTAATCTTAAGGGGACCACCAGCCCGTGAGATATATTTATGCATCTGGCTGACGTGTGGTCCATTCATATGCAAAACACGATTTAATGCATGTTGGATTGCATGCGAGCCGTTGGCGGGAGGGGGGGTATCTGGAGCAACACCCTCTCTTGGTTTGGAGTATCAAGTGAAGTTGTTCATTGTTTTGAGCAACTTAACAATGAATTTGAATCTAAAAAGGAAAGTAAACAAAAGGAAGTTAGAGAGGGTGCATGTATCCTTACTTGTGTTTCGTTCCTCGTATGTGAACAGTCTCAACATTTATTTACGAATTAACGAGGGATTTGGTTTGATGAGTGAAGGAAAGGAAGTCAAATTCTGGAAGGgtaaacatatctataattttttactgttttgtgctattatattatcacctATGAATACTTTTTATagcatttttttggactaacctattaatctagtgtCCAATATCAGTTTCCGTTTCTCCGAATGTTTTTGGTTTATTAaaaatccatatatatatatatatatatggaggtcAAAATACCATGcgatttaatacgattttttcagGCAACGAAGGACCTAAGAAGCTTCAGAGGAGCGCAAAAGGAGGCAAGGTGGCGCCACACTGCCACCTGatgcgtccagggggtagggcacgcccctagTCCATGTGAGGCCCACCTCCACCGCCTTTCGTCCATTCCACTGccataaattcctataaataccaaaaccctcCGAGATATTTTTATTCGATTTTTTTCGCCACCGCAAGTTCCTGTTTCACGAAGATCCAATTTGGAGGCTTATTTTGGAGTCCTGTCGGAGGCTTCTTCATCATACTTactacctgatgacccacaagtatgggatcgcaacagtctttgagggtagtattctacccaaatttattgattcgacacaaggggagtcaaagaatatttataagccttagcagatgagttgtcaattcaaccacgcctgagAAGTCTCTTCCTTGCAGCAAtttattagtagcacagtaattTGATAGAAGTGGAAATATTAGAAGCAGTAGTAACAGTAaaaatagcagttttgtagcaattggaACGACAACAATAATAGTAACTTGAGCAAAAGCAATATTATAATAGTGTAGGCATGGAGTAGCGATAGATATTTGGATGAAATTCATTATGCACAATCACAACTTAGAGCGATACATAacagctccaattcatcaatcatatgtaggcatgtattccgtgtatagtcatacgtgcttgcggtaagaacttgcatgccatcttttgtcccaccctcccatggcagtggggtcctaatggaaaccaagggtaattgataacccacaagtataagggatcacaacagttttttagggtagagtattcaatccaaaatccaaatttattgattcgacacaaagggagccaaagaatatttgcaagtattagcagttgagttgtcaattctaccacacctggagaactaaatatctgcagcaaggtgatcagtagcacagtagtatgatagtttgatagcagtggtaacaatagcaatagtaacggtaacaataatagtagcaaTTTTTATAGTAATTGTGACAACAGCAACAACAaaaatagtaacttagcaagatcaatatgtgaaaagcgtaggcattggatcggtgatggataattatgttggatgacattcatcatgtaacagctataacctagagtgacacagaactagctccaattcatcaatgtaatataggcatgtattccatatatagtcatacgtgcttataataagaacttgcatgacatcttttgtcctaccctcccgtggcagcggggtccataaggaaatctaatTGATATTAAGGTCTCTTTTTAATAGAGAgctgaaacaaagcattagcacttagtgaatacatgaactcctcaaactacagtaatcaccggaaagaatcccaattattgtcaccttggggtattgcggatcataacacgtaataggtgcgtataacttgcaagataggatcaagaacacaaatatattcgtgaaaacataaagggttcagatctgaaatcatggcattggggccctagtaacaagcattaagcatagtaaagtcatagcaacataaatctcagaacatagtgaatactagggatcaagctctaacaaagctaactcgattacatgataaatctcatccaactcatcaccgtccagcaagcctacaaaggaattactcactcccagcggtgagcatcatgaaattggagatggaggatggttgatgatgacgacgacgtcgaatccccctctccggagcccagaatggactccagatcgaccctcccgatgaagaacggaagttggcggcggctctgtatcataaaatgtgatgattctttctctctgatttttttctggatGAATAGGAACTTATGGGGTTGGAGTTAGGGTTGCGGGAGCTTCCAGGGGCCCGCAAGCCTGCCAGCCGTGCCCCTGGGCTTGTGGCGCCctagtggccccctctggtatttctcttCGTCAGTATTTTTGATATATTCTGAAATTCTCCATAAACTTTCAGCTcaatccgagaacttctatttctgcacaaaaataacaccatggcagttctgctgaaaacaacgtcaatccgggttagttccattcaaatcatgcaaattagagtccaaaccaagagcaaaagtgtttggaaaagtagatacgacggagacgtatcaactccccaagcgtaactcattgcttgtcctcaagcaattcatttgacaaattgaaaatgataaagaaagacttttacaaactctttttgttcttgttgttgtatATATGCTTAAGTAATGCTCAAgttttcagcaagtattatgaactaaccatataaatgataacacttaggtctcacatttacttatGTCAATaacataaccaactagcgagcaataataagatatctcagatgccaacactttgtcaaaacaatcatcataaaatatgataacatggtatctcgctagccctttctgagaccgcaaaacataactgcagagcacctctgaagttcaagtAGCAACTAAATACTATAATTCATGGTAGGAGAgacccagtcaagtcatacccaaatattaactatactcaatgcataaaaatgataatagtgctctccaactagtgctcgagtgagaaggtgatgactcaatagTAAAAgtgaaataaaataaaagtaaatagatagtcccttcgcaaagggaagcatcgatttgcagaggtgccagagctcagagcttaaaacagagatgaatataattttgttgcggaatgttgcatggaaaacaaaaaaattctacgcacacgcaagatctatccatggagatgcatagctactagagggggagaacatcttcatacccttgaagattgctaagcgaaagcatttatcaacgcggttgatgtattcgtacaccttcacgatccgtcctgatcaagtaccgaacatacggcacctccgcgttcagcacacgttcagctcgatgacgtcctcgccttcttgatccaggaagaggggtgaagtagtagatgagtcccggcaacacgaaggcgt
Coding sequences within:
- the LOC123074760 gene encoding uncharacterized protein, which gives rise to MSLGRPYRGNAAAGGDDRRAAPLGNRRGQSAAAGGGGAALPGSLGLGSFPRHDLPAPPDGLDLNAVVAPPVSQVAPAPARPSHACVQKLRDRVRTLETAFSDADRILRDIQGEIQQMREEGHEKDRQIRSIVEDSEKERRSRHIRIKQFDHDKELMRGTLQGYKEKLKKSSDAFLEYKRMCEGSGVSSSGVMADEQNRILMMEKQSCVDNITWFRKYMLSRFGECADEIAILATRTAYLNNELQRLNDYIQIPDLNNGGPQL